A stretch of Bordetella petrii DNA encodes these proteins:
- the ppx gene encoding exopolyphosphatase produces MDHLLAAVDLGSNSFRLSIGRVVQQEDGAQAIYQIDRLKETVRLAAGLDQDKRLGEAAVERAVAVLERFGERLHSFHPSRVRAVATNTFRVARNTPEFLPRAQEALGFPIEVIAGREEARLIFSGVVHTLPSSPNRRLVIDIGGGSTEVIIGKGFEPGLMSSLYMGCVSYSRQFFPDGAVDAHQMKQAELAARREIEIIAKQYRKTGWKEAYGSSGTAKALYAILTECGFSDRGITRAGLNRLKDRIIRSGRVIPQELPGIKLERADVLPGGLAIMSALFDELGIEVMHTGDGALRLGVLYDLLGRDAAHDKRDESVQQFMKRYHIDANQAQRVRQAALSFFDSIYPADNGRTELRNALGWAADLHEVGLSIAHNAYHKHTAYVLGNADMPGFSRADQQLLALLALGHQGKLAKLESLVRDRSQWVAILCLRLAVLLLRRRADIAQMPLTVSVRGDSIVVRVNRAWLAKHPLSDFTLRAEESEWRKVGFSFELLEF; encoded by the coding sequence ATGGATCATCTTCTGGCCGCCGTAGACCTCGGCTCCAACAGCTTTCGCCTCTCGATCGGGCGGGTCGTCCAGCAAGAAGACGGCGCGCAGGCCATCTACCAGATCGACCGCCTGAAAGAAACAGTGCGGCTGGCGGCGGGCCTGGACCAGGACAAGCGGCTGGGCGAAGCGGCGGTCGAGCGCGCCGTGGCAGTACTGGAACGCTTCGGCGAACGGCTGCACAGCTTCCACCCCAGCCGGGTTCGCGCGGTGGCCACCAACACCTTCCGGGTGGCCCGCAACACGCCCGAATTCCTGCCCCGCGCCCAGGAAGCGCTGGGCTTCCCCATTGAAGTGATAGCCGGGCGCGAAGAGGCCCGGCTTATTTTTTCCGGGGTAGTCCATACACTGCCGTCCTCGCCCAACCGGCGCCTGGTGATCGACATCGGCGGCGGCTCTACCGAAGTCATCATCGGCAAGGGCTTCGAACCGGGCCTGATGTCGTCGCTGTACATGGGCTGTGTCAGCTACAGCCGGCAATTCTTTCCCGACGGCGCGGTAGACGCCCACCAGATGAAGCAGGCCGAACTGGCGGCGCGGCGCGAAATCGAGATCATCGCCAAGCAGTACCGCAAGACCGGCTGGAAAGAAGCCTATGGCTCGTCGGGCACCGCCAAGGCGCTGTACGCCATCCTGACCGAATGCGGGTTTTCCGACCGGGGCATCACGCGGGCGGGCCTGAACCGGCTGAAAGACCGCATCATCCGCTCGGGCCGCGTCATTCCGCAGGAACTGCCCGGCATCAAGCTCGAACGCGCCGACGTGCTGCCCGGCGGGCTGGCCATCATGAGCGCCCTGTTCGACGAGCTGGGCATCGAAGTCATGCATACCGGCGACGGCGCGCTGCGGCTGGGGGTGCTGTACGACCTGCTGGGCCGCGACGCGGCGCACGACAAGCGCGATGAATCGGTGCAGCAGTTCATGAAGCGCTATCACATCGACGCCAACCAGGCCCAGCGGGTCCGCCAGGCGGCGCTGTCGTTCTTCGATTCGATCTATCCGGCCGACAACGGCCGCACCGAGCTGCGCAATGCGCTGGGCTGGGCGGCCGACCTGCACGAAGTGGGCCTGTCCATCGCCCACAACGCATACCACAAGCACACCGCCTACGTGCTGGGCAATGCCGACATGCCGGGGTTCTCGCGCGCCGACCAGCAACTGCTGGCCCTGCTGGCGCTGGGGCACCAGGGCAAGCTGGCCAAGCTGGAATCGCTGGTGCGCGACCGCAGCCAGTGGGTGGCCATTCTGTGCCTGCGGCTGGCGGTGCTGCTGCTGCGCCGCCGCGCCGATATCGCGCAAATGCCGCTGACGGTGTCGGTGCGCGGCGATTCGATCGTGGTGCGGGTCAACCGGGCCTGGCTGGCCAAGCACCCGCTCAGCGATTTCACGCTGCGCGCCGAAGAATCAGAATGGCGAAAAGTCGGTTTCTCGTTCGAGCTGCTTGAGTTCTAG
- the ftsH gene encoding ATP-dependent zinc metalloprotease FtsH, whose translation MNNSFSKVAVWMVIALVLFTVFKQFDGRAQTQDGVSYTQFMDDAKAGRIRKVDVQGDVLYVTPDTGRAYTLTSPGDLWMVSDLLKYGVDVSGKAREEPSLLMSIFVSWFPMLLLIGVWVFFMRQMQGGGRGGAFSFGKSRARMLDENTNQITFADVAGCDEAKEDVQELVDFLRDPSKFQKLGGRIPRGVLMVGSPGTGKTLLAKAIAGEAKVPFFSISGSDFVEMFVGVGAARVRDMFENAKKHAPCIIFIDEIDAVGRQRGAGLGGGNDEREQTLNQMLVEMDGFESGQGVIVIAATNRPDVLDPALLRPGRFDRQVVVPLPDIRGREQILRVHMRKVPLSPNVDATILARGCPGFSGADLANLVNEAALFAARRNGRTVDMSDFEKAKDKIIMGAERRSIVMPEEERKNTAYHESGHAIVAKMLPKTDPVHKVTIIPRGRALGVTMQLPENDRYSMDKDRLLNTIAVLFGGRIAEEIFMNQMTTGASNDFERATAIARDIVTRYGMTSELGPMVYAENEGEVFLGRSVTKTTHMSEATMQKVDAEIRRIIDEQYGVARKILEDHRDMVETMTRALLEWETIDADQINDITSGRPPRPPKTPEGPSDSADTPPTGLATGGSTPAAV comes from the coding sequence TTGAACAATTCATTTTCTAAAGTCGCGGTCTGGATGGTGATCGCGCTGGTCCTGTTCACGGTATTCAAGCAGTTTGACGGGCGCGCCCAGACGCAAGACGGCGTCAGCTACACCCAGTTCATGGACGACGCCAAGGCAGGGCGCATCCGCAAGGTCGACGTGCAGGGCGACGTCCTGTACGTCACGCCCGACACCGGTCGCGCGTACACCCTGACCTCGCCGGGCGACCTCTGGATGGTGTCCGACCTGCTCAAATACGGTGTCGACGTCTCGGGCAAGGCCCGCGAAGAGCCGTCGCTGCTCATGAGCATCTTCGTGTCGTGGTTCCCCATGCTGCTGCTAATCGGCGTATGGGTGTTCTTCATGCGCCAGATGCAGGGCGGCGGGCGCGGGGGCGCATTCAGCTTCGGCAAGTCGCGCGCCCGCATGCTCGACGAAAACACCAACCAGATCACCTTCGCCGACGTGGCCGGCTGCGACGAAGCCAAGGAAGACGTCCAGGAACTGGTCGATTTCCTGCGCGACCCCAGCAAGTTCCAGAAGCTGGGCGGGCGCATTCCGCGCGGCGTGCTGATGGTGGGTTCGCCCGGCACCGGCAAGACGCTGCTGGCCAAGGCCATCGCCGGCGAGGCCAAGGTGCCGTTCTTCAGCATCTCGGGCTCCGACTTCGTCGAAATGTTCGTCGGCGTGGGCGCGGCCCGCGTGCGCGACATGTTCGAAAACGCCAAGAAGCATGCGCCCTGCATCATCTTCATCGATGAAATCGACGCGGTCGGCCGCCAGCGCGGCGCCGGCCTGGGCGGCGGCAACGATGAACGCGAACAGACCCTGAACCAGATGCTGGTCGAAATGGACGGCTTCGAGTCCGGCCAGGGCGTGATCGTCATCGCCGCCACCAACCGCCCCGACGTGCTCGATCCGGCCCTGCTGCGCCCGGGCCGCTTCGACCGCCAGGTCGTGGTGCCGCTGCCCGACATCCGCGGCCGCGAGCAGATCCTGCGCGTGCACATGCGCAAGGTGCCGCTGTCGCCCAACGTCGATGCCACGATCCTGGCGCGCGGCTGCCCCGGCTTCTCGGGCGCCGACCTGGCCAACCTGGTCAACGAGGCGGCGCTGTTCGCGGCGCGCCGCAACGGCCGCACCGTCGACATGTCCGACTTCGAAAAGGCCAAGGACAAGATCATCATGGGCGCCGAGCGCCGCTCGATCGTCATGCCCGAAGAAGAGCGCAAGAACACGGCTTACCACGAGTCCGGCCATGCCATCGTGGCCAAGATGCTGCCCAAGACCGACCCGGTGCACAAGGTCACCATCATCCCGCGCGGCCGCGCGCTGGGCGTGACCATGCAACTGCCCGAAAACGACCGCTACAGCATGGACAAAGACCGCCTGCTGAACACCATCGCGGTTTTGTTCGGCGGCCGCATCGCCGAAGAAATCTTCATGAACCAGATGACCACCGGCGCCTCGAACGACTTCGAACGCGCCACGGCCATCGCCCGCGACATCGTCACCCGCTACGGCATGACCAGCGAGCTGGGCCCCATGGTGTACGCCGAGAACGAAGGCGAGGTCTTCCTGGGCCGCAGCGTCACCAAGACCACGCACATGTCCGAAGCCACCATGCAGAAGGTCGACGCGGAAATCCGCCGCATCATCGACGAGCAATACGGCGTGGCGCGCAAGATTCTGGAAGACCACCGCGACATGGTCGAGACCATGACCCGCGCCTTGCTCGAATGGGAAACCATCGACGCCGACCAGATCAACGACATCACCTCGGGCCGTCCGCCGCGTCCGCCCAAGACCCCTGAAGGGCCGTCCGACAGCGCCGACACCCCGCCCACCGGGCTGGCCACGGGCGGCAGCACGCCGGCGGCGGTCTAG
- the folP gene encoding dihydropteroate synthase yields the protein MANTFLCGRFEFDLERPLVMGIVNITPDSFSDGGQHADADSAVRHARQLIDEGAHILDLGAESTRPGAEPVPAQEELARLLPVIEALRDCGVPLSIDTFKPDVMRAVLDAGADMINDIYGFRQPGAIEAVAQSRCGLCIMHMKGEPGTMQQSPEYADLLGEIGVFLGARAQRLRAAWVDPRRIVLDPGFGFGKTAEHNYQLLRRLSSLRVSSYPLLTGLSRKTMIGDATGKPVSERLAGSIAGALACVARGASIVRVHDVAATIDALKVWQAAEQGAIRA from the coding sequence ATGGCCAACACCTTCCTGTGCGGGCGCTTCGAGTTCGACCTTGAGCGCCCGCTCGTGATGGGTATCGTCAACATCACGCCCGATTCGTTTTCCGACGGCGGCCAGCACGCCGATGCCGATTCGGCCGTGCGCCACGCGCGGCAGCTCATCGACGAGGGCGCGCACATCCTGGACCTGGGCGCCGAGTCCACCCGGCCGGGCGCCGAGCCGGTGCCCGCCCAGGAAGAACTGGCGCGCCTGCTGCCCGTCATCGAGGCGCTGCGCGACTGCGGCGTGCCGCTGTCCATCGACACGTTCAAGCCCGATGTCATGCGGGCGGTGCTCGATGCCGGCGCCGACATGATCAACGACATCTACGGGTTTCGCCAGCCGGGCGCCATCGAGGCCGTGGCGCAGTCGCGCTGCGGGCTGTGCATCATGCACATGAAAGGCGAGCCCGGCACCATGCAGCAGTCGCCCGAATACGCCGACCTGCTGGGCGAGATCGGCGTGTTCCTGGGCGCCCGCGCCCAGCGCCTGCGCGCCGCCTGGGTCGACCCGCGCCGCATCGTGCTGGATCCGGGTTTCGGATTCGGCAAGACGGCCGAACACAACTACCAACTGCTGCGCAGGCTGTCCAGCCTGCGCGTATCCAGCTATCCCTTGCTGACCGGACTTTCCCGCAAGACCATGATCGGCGACGCCACCGGCAAGCCAGTGTCCGAGCGCCTGGCCGGCAGTATCGCCGGCGCGCTGGCCTGCGTGGCGCGCGGCGCCTCGATCGTGCGGGTGCACGACGTGGCCGCCACCATCGACGCCCTGAAAGTCTGGCAAGCAGCCGAACAAGGAGCCATACGAGCATGA
- the glmM gene encoding phosphoglucosamine mutase codes for MTQRKYFGTDGVRGEVGGEVINAAFALRLGYAAGRVLARQHGGRGGSRPQVVIGKDTRISGYMLESALEAGLSAAGIDVLLAGPVPTPAVAYLTRALRLVAGIVISASHNPYQDNGIKFFSAQGMKLPDEVEAEIEAALHEPLGCVGSEALGRARRMQDSQGRYIEFCKSTFPNDLDLNGVKIVVDAAHGAAYNVAPHVFRELGAEVHAIGVSPDGFNINEGVGALHPESLAQAVRERGAHLGIALDGDADRLQMVDGDGRIYNGDELLYAIVRERMSHGPVAGVVGTLMTNYGFELQMQRLGVGFERAKVGDRYVMEQMQARGWLYGGESSGHLICLDCHTTGDGIIAALQVLTALRRSNTPLAEWLGDLRMYPQKMINVPLAPGTDWKSHAGLAAATRAVEAELAGRGRVLIRASGTEPKLRLMVEAEEPSLAASCAEKLAASLA; via the coding sequence ATGACGCAACGCAAGTATTTCGGAACCGACGGAGTCCGGGGCGAGGTGGGCGGCGAGGTCATCAACGCCGCCTTCGCACTGCGCCTGGGGTACGCCGCCGGCCGCGTACTGGCCCGCCAGCATGGCGGGCGGGGCGGCAGCCGCCCGCAGGTCGTCATAGGCAAAGACACGCGCATTTCGGGCTACATGCTCGAATCGGCCCTGGAAGCCGGCCTGTCCGCCGCGGGCATCGACGTGCTGCTGGCCGGCCCGGTGCCCACCCCGGCGGTGGCCTACCTGACGCGGGCGCTGCGCCTGGTGGCGGGCATCGTCATCAGCGCTTCGCACAACCCCTACCAGGACAACGGCATCAAGTTCTTCTCGGCCCAGGGCATGAAGCTGCCCGACGAGGTCGAAGCCGAGATCGAGGCCGCCCTGCACGAGCCCCTGGGCTGCGTGGGCTCCGAAGCCCTGGGCCGCGCGCGCCGCATGCAGGATTCCCAGGGCCGCTACATCGAATTCTGCAAAAGCACGTTTCCCAACGACCTGGACCTGAACGGCGTCAAGATCGTGGTCGATGCCGCCCATGGCGCGGCCTACAACGTGGCGCCGCATGTATTCCGCGAACTGGGCGCCGAGGTTCACGCCATCGGCGTGTCGCCCGACGGCTTCAATATCAACGAAGGCGTGGGCGCGCTGCATCCCGAATCGCTGGCGCAAGCCGTGCGCGAGCGCGGCGCACACCTGGGCATCGCCCTGGACGGCGACGCCGACCGCCTGCAGATGGTGGACGGCGACGGCCGCATCTACAACGGCGACGAACTGCTGTATGCCATTGTGCGCGAGCGCATGAGCCACGGCCCGGTGGCCGGCGTGGTCGGCACGCTGATGACCAACTACGGCTTCGAGCTGCAGATGCAGCGCTTGGGCGTGGGCTTCGAGCGCGCCAAGGTGGGCGACCGCTACGTCATGGAACAGATGCAGGCGCGCGGCTGGCTGTACGGCGGCGAAAGCTCGGGGCACCTGATCTGCCTCGATTGCCATACCACCGGCGACGGCATCATCGCCGCCCTACAGGTGCTGACGGCGCTGCGGCGCAGCAATACGCCGCTGGCCGAGTGGCTGGGCGATTTGCGCATGTACCCCCAGAAAATGATCAATGTGCCGCTGGCGCCCGGCACCGACTGGAAGTCCCACGCGGGCCTGGCCGCCGCCACGCGCGCGGTCGAGGCCGAACTGGCCGGCCGGGGGAGGGTGCTGATCCGCGCTTCGGGCACCGAGCCCAAGCTGCGCCTGATGGTCGAAGCCGAAGAGCCCAGCCTGGCCGCGTCCTGCGCCGAGAAACTGGCGGCCAGCCTGGCCTGA
- a CDS encoding GNAT family N-acetyltransferase: MLELARIDSRRNAAEPWTGSAARILVVGLARTPDEVEQIQRLRYDVFTEDMGVVFPDAQDGIEQDRYDPWCEHLMVRELDTGRVVGTYRIMTPEKAREAGGYYSESEFDLSGLDALRNQMVEVGRSCTHADHRSGAAIMLLWSGLAEFMRRGGYRYMLGCASVSLRDDGVTAAEVWRNVASHLQDPDLPRIEPLHRYPVERLNSVLPARVPPLIKGYLKLGARICGEPAWDPDFNAADFPVLLDMARMDDRYRRHFGLDAAAPEVA, from the coding sequence ATGCTTGAATTAGCACGCATCGATTCTCGGCGTAATGCCGCCGAGCCCTGGACCGGCTCCGCGGCGCGGATCCTGGTGGTGGGGCTGGCGCGCACGCCCGACGAGGTCGAGCAGATCCAGCGGCTGCGTTACGACGTTTTTACCGAAGACATGGGGGTGGTTTTCCCCGATGCGCAAGACGGCATCGAGCAAGACCGCTACGACCCCTGGTGCGAGCACCTGATGGTACGCGAGCTCGACACCGGCCGCGTGGTCGGCACGTATCGCATCATGACCCCTGAAAAGGCGCGCGAGGCCGGCGGCTATTATTCCGAGTCCGAATTCGACCTGTCCGGCCTGGACGCGCTGCGCAACCAGATGGTCGAAGTAGGCCGTTCGTGCACCCACGCCGATCACCGCAGCGGCGCGGCCATCATGCTGCTGTGGTCCGGCCTGGCCGAATTCATGCGCCGCGGCGGCTACCGCTACATGCTGGGCTGCGCCAGCGTCAGCCTGCGTGACGACGGCGTTACCGCGGCCGAGGTCTGGCGCAATGTCGCCAGCCACCTGCAAGACCCCGACCTGCCGCGCATCGAGCCGCTGCACCGCTATCCGGTCGAGCGCCTGAACAGCGTGCTGCCGGCGCGCGTGCCGCCGCTGATCAAGGGCTACCTGAAGCTGGGTGCGCGCATTTGCGGCGAACCCGCCTGGGATCCGGATTTCAACGCGGCCGATTTTCCGGTGCTGCTGGACATGGCGCGCATGGATGACCGCTACCGGCGCCATTTCGGGCTGGATGCCGCGGCGCCCGAGGTGGCCTGA